The DNA window TTTGTTTAGTAATGGCGGGATCATGATCGGCAAGACCAATATGGATGAACTTGCCATGGGTTCTTCCAACACCACCAGCTATTACGGCAATGTAATCAACCCGTGGAAAAGAAAAGACGATGATACCGATCTGGTACCCGGGGGCTCTTCGGGCGGTTCTTCAGCGGCTATTGCCGCTAAGCTTTGTATGGGAGCTTTAGGGAGTGATACAGGCGGTTCCATCAGACAGCCTTCGGCATTTTGCGGGATTGTCGGGATTAAGCCAACTTACGGCAGATGTTCAAGATGGGGAATGATTGCATTTGCAAGCTCGCTCGATCAAGCGGGCGTATTCGCAAGGACGGTTGAGGATTCAGCTCTCATGCTGCAAAGCATCTGCGGTTATGATAAAAAAGATTCAACTTCAATGAACATGCCCGTTCCAGACTTTAAGCTTGCTCTGGGGCAAAGCATCAAAGGTTTGAAGGTAGGGATTCCGAAGGAATATCGGGTAGAAGGCACTCATCCTGATGTGACTAAAATTTGGGAGCAGGGGATCGAGTGGTTAAAGTCTGCAGGAGCTGAAATAGTTGAAATTACATTACCGAATACCAAATATGCACTTGCTACTTACTATATTATCGCCCCTGCTGAAACTTCCTCAAACTTATCACGTTTTGACGGCGTAAGATACGGATTAAGAGTATTACCGCAAAAAGGGACGCTTGACGATATGTATAAAGAAACACGTGCAACAGGCTTCGGGAGAGAAGTTAAGCGTCGTATTATGATCGGTACCTATGTTCTTTCGGCAGGTTACTATGATGCGTATTATCTCAAAGCTCAAAAGGTAAGGAGATTGATCGCGAATGACTTTCAAGAGGCATTCGGCAAAGTTGATGTAATACTGACGCCGACTGCACCTTCTACAGCCTTTGCAATAGGGGAAATTAAGCAGGATCCGATTACCATGTATTTAAATGATGTGTTTACCATTC is part of the Candidatus Jidaibacter acanthamoeba genome and encodes:
- the gatA gene encoding Asp-tRNA(Asn)/Glu-tRNA(Gln) amidotransferase subunit GatA, whose translation is MTELTNLTISEAKKLLAYKEITAVELTEAHLKNAEHSKLNAFTVLTHEIALAQAKISDSKIQSNSGGIIEGIPVGVKDLFCTKGVLSTSCSHILDGFKPEYESSVTTNLFSNGGIMIGKTNMDELAMGSSNTTSYYGNVINPWKRKDDDTDLVPGGSSGGSSAAIAAKLCMGALGSDTGGSIRQPSAFCGIVGIKPTYGRCSRWGMIAFASSLDQAGVFARTVEDSALMLQSICGYDKKDSTSMNMPVPDFKLALGQSIKGLKVGIPKEYRVEGTHPDVTKIWEQGIEWLKSAGAEIVEITLPNTKYALATYYIIAPAETSSNLSRFDGVRYGLRVLPQKGTLDDMYKETRATGFGREVKRRIMIGTYVLSAGYYDAYYLKAQKVRRLIANDFQEAFGKVDVILTPTAPSTAFAIGEIKQDPITMYLNDVFTIPASLAGLPGISVPAGLGSDGLPLGLQLIGKSYDEETVFKVADIIEKCANFKGI